Sequence from the Stenotrophomonas sp. 364 genome:
CGGCCGACTTCGCCGCCATCGACCTGCTGGTCAACAACGCCGGCCTCGCCCAGGGCACCGCCCCGGCGCAGAGCGCCTCGCTGGACGACTGGCGCACCATGATCGACACCAACGTCACCGCGCTGGTCACCCTGACCCACCGCCTGCTGCCGCAGTTGGTGGAGCGCAAGGGCGCCATCATCAACATCAGCTCGGTGGCCGGCGTGTACCCGTACCCGGGCGGCAACGCCTACGGTGGCACCAAAGCCTTCGTCAGCCAGTTCTCGCTCGGCCTGCGCGCCGACCTGCACGGCACCGGCGTGCGCGTCACCACCATCGAGCCGGGCATGGCCGAAACCGAGTTCACCCTGGTGCGCACCCACGGCAACCAGGCCGCCTCGGACACCCTCTACACCGGCGCCAACCCGATGACCGCCGACGACATCGCCGAGCAGATCTTCTGGGTGGCCAACCTCCCGGCGCACCTCAACATCAACCGCCTGGAACTGATGCCGGTAAGCCAGTCGTTCGCCGGTTTCCAGGTCGCGCGCGACTGATCCAAGGGCACCGCTGGCCACCCCCTCGGCCACGCACCCGAACGGGTCAACACCTCGGCCGCACACCCGAATGGGCCAACACCTCGGCCGCATACCCGAACCGGTAGAGCCGACCGTTGGTCGGCTGCTCTCGGCGCATACCCACCGCTGACGGCAGCCGACCAACGGTCGGCTCTACCTCAGGCGGCTGTCCACACCGCCAACTCATACCCATCCGGATCGCGGAAATGAAACCGCCGCCCACCCGGAAACGCGAACGTCGCCCGGCACACCTCCGCCCCGGCCGCTTCCACCCGCCGTTGCGTGTCGGCCAGATCCTCCGCATACACAATCACCAACGGCCCACCGGGCCGCACCGGCTCACCCGTGGTGAACCCACCGCGCAACCGGCCATCGTCGAACTCGGTGTACCGCGGGCCGTAATCGGTGAACGACCAGCCAAACACGCTGCCGTAGAAGGCCTTGCTGCGCGCGATGTCAGCCACGTTGAATTCAATGTTGTCGATTCGGCGATCGTTGCCGTGTGCCGTGCTCATGCGGGCATCTCGTTGAAAGGAGGCCCAGCATCGCCACCGCGGCCGCGCCGGTCTTGAACAAAACGGCCAGTCAGCTACGCCACTGCGCGCACAGCTGCGCCGCCCCGATCCCCGCCAACGCCCGTACCTCGCGGCTCAGGTGCGACTGGTCGGCATAGCCCACATCCGCCGCCATCCCCGCCAGCCCATCCCCGGGCCGCGCCCGGGCCAGCGCCAGGAAGCGCTGCAGCCGCAGAATCCGCTCCAGCATCTTCGGCCCATAGCCAAACTGCTCATGGCTCAACCGGCGCAGGCTGCGCGTGCTCACCTGCAGCGCCGAACCGATCGCGGCCAGATCGTGGCCCCCGGCCCGCACCTGCCCGAACACCCGCGCCGCCACCGCGTGGCGCCCCCCGGTAGAGCGGGGAAGCCCAGCCAGCGCCTGCGCAAACAACCGCTGCCGCGCATCGCCATCGCCCACGTCATTCAAGCGCGCCGCCATCTGCCGCGCCTGCGGCCCCAGCACCGCATCCAGCTCCACGGCCATACCCACCATCTCGCCCAGCGGCACCCCCAGCCACGCCCGCGCCGCACCCGGCTGAAACCGCGCGCCCAACACCTGCGCACCTGGTGTCAGCTGCGGGTGCGCGGCCACCACATCCGGCCCCACCACATACAGCCGCCCGTCGCGCCAAAGGATATCCACGCAACCGTCGGGCAGCACCGCCACCTCACCGCTGTGCCCCACCGGCAGATCGCTGCGCCACAGCTGCCCGAAGCAGCCTCGCAGCGCAGCCGGCGGCGTCCATTCGCGGTAGCGGCCGGTGGCACCGGCAACGCCAGGAGGCTCAGCAGGGTCGGGGCAGGAAGACATGCATGGACGATAGCGCACTGCCAGGTGGTCGCCAGCGAGGGGGGGGCTGCCTGAAACAAGAACGCCGACCCAAGGGTCGGCGTCCAAGTTGCATCTGGAGCAACAGCCCCCTTGGAGTGCAAGGGGGCGCGCCGGCAGGCGCGGGGATGTGGAGGTACCAGCAGGGGCCCGAGGTTTCGCGTAGCGCAACCTTGGGGTAGTCGCGCGGCGCGCGGCTACTGCGCCTTGATCGCCATCGCCTGAAGCCCGGTCCCATCCAGCTTCTGCTTGGCTTCTGCCAGCTCGCCTGCGCTGCCATACGGCCCCATGCGCACGCGGTACACCGTCTTGCCGTTGATCTGCGCCGATTCCACCCGCGCTGCCAGACCAATCATCGCCAGCTTGGCCTTGGTCGCCTCGGCATCGCCAGACGCACCAAACGCACCGGCCTGCAGGATGTAACGCACGTTGCTGGCCGCCGGCTCAGCCGCCGCCGCAGCAGGTGTTGCCGTCGCAGTCGCCGCCGGCTTCGGTGCTGCCGGGGTAGCCGCCGCCGTCTGCGCAGGCGTTGCCGCCGGTGCCGTGGTGGCCGCCGGGCGCTCGGCCACGGGGGCTGGCAACGGCGACGCGGTAACCGGGGCCGGCGTTGCCGTGGCGACAGTGGCCGCTGGCGTTGCCGCAGCCGCCGGCACCGGACGTCCTTCCAACGCCGCCTGCGCGCGCTGCGCTTCGGCCTTGGCCCGGCGCTGGTCTTCGGCGCGCGCGCTGGCCGCCAACTCCGCATCGGACATTTCCACTTCCTTGCCGGGCAGCAAGGTGTAGAAGTCGTACTGCGTCGCCGCCGGCTTGGCCGGTTCGGCAGGCTTGGCCACCGCGCCCGGCTTGGGCAGTTCGGCGCCCACGTCGGTGTCGGCTTCGCTCACCGGGGCCGGCTGGGCATTCGGGTTCGGCTGCGGGCCTACCCGCAGGAAGCCGTCACCGTCGCTCTTGAACAGGTTCGGTGCTGCCAAAAACACTACGGCCGCAATCGCCACACCGGCCACCAGCCACACCCATCCCGGCGTGCCCTGGTTGCTGTTGCGTCGCGCCTGGCTCTTGCCGCGTCGTGCTGCCATTTACTGCTTCTCCACTGCTTACATTTTTTCCGGGGCGGAAACGCCCAGGACGTTCAGACCATTGGCCAGCACCTGGCGCGCCGCGCAGGCCAGCGTGAGCTTGGCATTGCGTTCGGCGTCGTCAGCCACCAGTACCTGCGTGCCGTGATACCACGTGTGGAAGGCGTGCGCCAATTCACGCAGGTACTGCGCGATCAGGTGCGGTTCCAGCGCGATACCGGCCGCTTCCACCACTTCCGGGAAGCGCGACATCTCAATCATCAGCCACAGCGAGGCATCGTCGTTCAGCGACGCCACACCCGCCAGGCCTTCGCCCGGCGTGTAGCTCAGACCCTTCTCCTGGGCCTGGCGCAGCAGGCTGCACACCCGGGCGTGCGCATATTGCACGTAGAACACCGGGTTGTCGTTGCTCTGCGCACGGGCCAGGTCGATATCGAAGGTCAGCTGCGAATCCGGCTTGCGCGCAATCAGGAACCAGCGGGTCGCATCGCGGCCGGCTTCCTCGATCAGGTCGCGCAGGGTCAGGTAGCTGCCGGCCCGCTTGGACAGCTTCACTTCCTCGCCGCCGCGCATCACCGTCACCATCTGGTGCAGCACGTATTCCGGCCAGCCCTTGGGAATGCCCACGTCCAGCGCCTGCAGACCGGCGCGCACGCGCGCCAGCGAGCCGTGGTGGTCTGCGCCCAGCTCGGTGATGGCGCGCTCATAGCCGCGCTGCCACTTGCTCAGGTGGTAGGCCACGTCCGGCAGGAAGTAGGTGTAGGTGCCGTCGGACTTGCGCATTACGCGGTCCTTGTCGTCACCGAAGTCGGTCGAGCGCAGCCACAGCGCGCCGCCCTCCTCATAGGTGTGGCCGGCCGCCTTCAGCTGGGCAACGGTCTCTTCCACCTTGCCGTCCTTGTACAGCGAGCTTTCCAGGAAGTAGATGTCGAAATCCACCCCGAACGCCGCCAGGTCCTGGTTCTGCTCGTTGCGCAGGTAGGCCACCGCGAAGCGGCGGATGCTATCCAGGTTGTCCGGGTCGCGCTCGCCCACCACCGCGTGGCCTTCCAGCTCCACCGTGGCGCCGGCCAGGTAGGCGTTGGCCACGTCCTGGATGTAATCGCCGCGGTAGCCGCCTTCCGGCCAGCCGGCGTCATCGGGCTTGAGCCCCTTGGCGCGCGCCTGGGTGGACAGGGCCAGGTTCTCGATCTGCACGCCGGCGTCGTTGTAGTAGAACTCGCGCTTGGCGTTCCAGCCGTTCACATCCAGCAGGCGCGCCAGGCAGTCGCCGATGGCGGCGGCGCGGCCATGGCCCACGTGCAGCGGGCCGGTGGGGTTGGCCGACACATACTCCACGCCCACGGTACGGCCGTTGCCGCTCAGGTTGCGGCCGTAATCGGCGCCTTCCTTGAGCACGCTGGCCGCTTCGCGCTGGTAGGCGCTGGGGGCGAGGTGGAAATTGATGAAGCCCGGGCCGGCGATTTCAACGCGCAGCACGTCATTGCTCTTGGGCAGCGCATCCAGCAGCGCCTGGGCCAGGGCGCGCGGGTTGCTGCGCGCCGGCT
This genomic interval carries:
- a CDS encoding SDR family NAD(P)-dependent oxidoreductase translates to MTRTALITGATSGFGAAAVHRFAQAGWRVIATGRRAERLQPLVDAYGPERVHAAVFDVRDSAAMEAALAALPADFAAIDLLVNNAGLAQGTAPAQSASLDDWRTMIDTNVTALVTLTHRLLPQLVERKGAIINISSVAGVYPYPGGNAYGGTKAFVSQFSLGLRADLHGTGVRVTTIEPGMAETEFTLVRTHGNQAASDTLYTGANPMTADDIAEQIFWVANLPAHLNINRLELMPVSQSFAGFQVARD
- a CDS encoding VOC family protein, which encodes MSTAHGNDRRIDNIEFNVADIARSKAFYGSVFGWSFTDYGPRYTEFDDGRLRGGFTTGEPVRPGGPLVIVYAEDLADTQRRVEAAGAEVCRATFAFPGGRRFHFRDPDGYELAVWTAA
- a CDS encoding helix-turn-helix domain-containing protein, which codes for MSSCPDPAEPPGVAGATGRYREWTPPAALRGCFGQLWRSDLPVGHSGEVAVLPDGCVDILWRDGRLYVVGPDVVAAHPQLTPGAQVLGARFQPGAARAWLGVPLGEMVGMAVELDAVLGPQARQMAARLNDVGDGDARQRLFAQALAGLPRSTGGRHAVAARVFGQVRAGGHDLAAIGSALQVSTRSLRRLSHEQFGYGPKMLERILRLQRFLALARARPGDGLAGMAADVGYADQSHLSREVRALAGIGAAQLCAQWRS
- a CDS encoding SPOR domain-containing protein — encoded protein: MAARRGKSQARRNSNQGTPGWVWLVAGVAIAAVVFLAAPNLFKSDGDGFLRVGPQPNPNAQPAPVSEADTDVGAELPKPGAVAKPAEPAKPAATQYDFYTLLPGKEVEMSDAELAASARAEDQRRAKAEAQRAQAALEGRPVPAAAATPAATVATATPAPVTASPLPAPVAERPAATTAPAATPAQTAAATPAAPKPAATATATPAAAAAEPAASNVRYILQAGAFGASGDAEATKAKLAMIGLAARVESAQINGKTVYRVRMGPYGSAGELAEAKQKLDGTGLQAMAIKAQ
- the argS gene encoding arginine--tRNA ligase, which gives rise to MKNLLRALISQGIEALRANGTLPADTLTPEFVVERPKTREHGDFATNAAMLLAKPARSNPRALAQALLDALPKSNDVLRVEIAGPGFINFHLAPSAYQREAASVLKEGADYGRNLSGNGRTVGVEYVSANPTGPLHVGHGRAAAIGDCLARLLDVNGWNAKREFYYNDAGVQIENLALSTQARAKGLKPDDAGWPEGGYRGDYIQDVANAYLAGATVELEGHAVVGERDPDNLDSIRRFAVAYLRNEQNQDLAAFGVDFDIYFLESSLYKDGKVEETVAQLKAAGHTYEEGGALWLRSTDFGDDKDRVMRKSDGTYTYFLPDVAYHLSKWQRGYERAITELGADHHGSLARVRAGLQALDVGIPKGWPEYVLHQMVTVMRGGEEVKLSKRAGSYLTLRDLIEEAGRDATRWFLIARKPDSQLTFDIDLARAQSNDNPVFYVQYAHARVCSLLRQAQEKGLSYTPGEGLAGVASLNDDASLWLMIEMSRFPEVVEAAGIALEPHLIAQYLRELAHAFHTWYHGTQVLVADDAERNAKLTLACAARQVLANGLNVLGVSAPEKM